In Actinomyces weissii, a genomic segment contains:
- a CDS encoding Fic family protein, translated as MTPTTVPLSPGSPGPAPRPRPTDPALLAVLRRLDADPRVQAASAALREASAELRWSQVLRRRWREARAEANLCCAVASGAVEGAVVPLGLLRERVARAELTQAASGDPALDAVTALWRAGTHLNELMPDLGGAGGGRRVPSRELLAGLHRDLVAPLVASGQLTQRQVAAPRRDGEEPLEGGPGQAPQGLELRARLEGLLDLLDLPQAPALVRAALVHAELVTARPFAAGNAALGRLLVRHLVVRDGLEPTGTAVAEAYPARAPQAYREAASAYASADPDGVAAWVVWQAEALLVGLEEAQVLLRRVQAGRSR; from the coding sequence ATGACCCCCACCACCGTGCCTCTGAGCCCGGGCAGCCCCGGGCCTGCCCCACGCCCCCGGCCGACCGACCCGGCGCTGCTGGCCGTGCTGCGCCGGCTGGACGCCGACCCGCGGGTGCAGGCGGCGAGCGCGGCACTGCGAGAGGCCAGTGCCGAGCTGCGCTGGAGCCAGGTGCTGCGCCGCCGCTGGCGGGAGGCCCGGGCGGAGGCGAACCTGTGCTGCGCCGTCGCCTCCGGGGCCGTGGAGGGGGCGGTGGTGCCGCTCGGGCTGCTGCGGGAGCGGGTGGCCCGGGCCGAGCTCACCCAGGCCGCCAGCGGGGACCCCGCCCTGGACGCCGTCACCGCCCTGTGGCGGGCAGGCACCCACCTGAACGAGCTCATGCCCGACCTGGGGGGTGCCGGTGGCGGGCGGCGGGTGCCCTCCCGGGAGCTGCTGGCAGGCCTGCACCGCGACCTCGTGGCCCCGCTGGTGGCCAGCGGGCAGCTCACCCAGCGGCAGGTGGCAGCCCCCCGCCGGGACGGTGAGGAGCCCCTGGAGGGAGGTCCCGGGCAGGCCCCCCAGGGGTTGGAGCTGCGAGCACGCCTGGAGGGGCTGCTTGACCTGCTGGACCTGCCGCAGGCACCGGCCCTGGTGCGGGCGGCCCTGGTGCACGCCGAGCTGGTGACCGCCCGCCCTTTCGCCGCCGGGAACGCCGCCCTGGGGCGCCTGCTGGTGCGCCACCTGGTGGTGCGCGACGGCCTGGAGCCCACCGGCACGGCCGTGGCGGAGGCATACCCGGCCCGTGCCCCTCAGGCGTACCGGGAGGCGGCCAGCGCCTACGCCAGCGCAGACCCCGACGGCGTCGCCGCCTGGGTGGTGTGGCAGGCGGAGGCGCTGCTGGTGGGCCTGGAGGAGGCCCAGGTGCTGCTGCGCCGGGTGCAGGCGGGCCGCAGCCGGTGA
- a CDS encoding Crp/Fnr family transcriptional regulator has translation MEDSIIGKIPLFEGMGPEEQEELRAMMSQTTLRRGEILFNEGDAGDRLYILLSGKVKLGHAAVDGRENLLAVLGPGEVVGELTLFDPGPRSTTATAVAPTDLLSLEHGQLMSFIETHPALAKDMLRALAQRLRRTNTALADLVFSDVPGRVAKALLDLADRFGSTTEDGVHVPHDLTQEELAQLVGASRETVNKSLAEFVSRGWIRLEGRAVTLLDVDRLRRRAR, from the coding sequence GTGGAAGACAGCATCATCGGCAAGATCCCCCTCTTTGAGGGCATGGGTCCCGAGGAGCAGGAGGAGCTGCGCGCCATGATGTCGCAGACCACCCTGCGCCGTGGCGAGATCCTCTTCAACGAGGGCGACGCCGGGGACCGGCTCTACATTCTTCTCTCCGGCAAGGTCAAGCTGGGGCACGCTGCTGTCGACGGGCGCGAGAACCTGCTGGCGGTGCTGGGCCCCGGCGAGGTCGTCGGCGAGCTCACCCTGTTCGACCCGGGCCCCCGCTCCACCACGGCCACCGCCGTGGCCCCCACGGACCTGCTCAGCCTGGAGCACGGCCAGCTCATGAGCTTCATCGAGACGCACCCGGCCCTGGCCAAGGACATGCTGCGGGCCCTGGCCCAGCGCCTGCGCCGCACCAACACGGCCCTGGCGGACCTGGTGTTCTCTGACGTGCCGGGCCGCGTGGCCAAGGCCCTGCTGGACCTGGCGGACCGTTTCGGCTCCACCACCGAGGACGGCGTGCACGTCCCGCACGACCTCACCCAGGAGGAGCTGGCCCAGCTGGTGGGCGCCTCCCGCGAGACCGTGAACAAGTCGCTGGCCGAGTTCGTCTCCCGCGGCTGGATCCGCCTGGAGGGGCGAGCCGTGACGCTGCTGGACGTGGACCGGCTGCGCCGTCGCGCCCGCTGA
- a CDS encoding cobalamin biosynthesis protein CobQ, whose amino-acid sequence MVHRQSGGRRTQPPCSPVGSPVGEGQAVAPRVQGVLQQGEGPWWQEVGRVLEDCTGSPCWSLDLGGALAGQEAEVVQAVRQARSAAGTEAGPSLVVVRAATGLRDLHDGDVHLLALGEQVEAEHLVAAAVALEHPRRAQLVSLTGSSGGLGVSTLLVRVAAELSRLGWAVAVADLDPGGGLGLLLGDRPLPGLRWADLDPQETVFLPQRLVQALPSWRGVTVLTGDSRGGARGAVAQTVLEALAAVHDVVLLDLPRGQAPPPGCLPLLVTSLDLRNATAAEALSRHLPAAAARRLRLVVRQGGLDLDVAELEGMTGGALLGVLGYDRRVASRQQRGEDPTRCRGAAGRDAARLARSLLALLEAEPDTEREP is encoded by the coding sequence GTGGTGCACAGGCAGTCGGGCGGCAGGCGTACCCAGCCGCCCTGTTCTCCCGTCGGTTCTCCCGTCGGTGAGGGCCAGGCGGTAGCGCCCCGCGTCCAGGGCGTGCTCCAGCAGGGGGAGGGCCCCTGGTGGCAGGAGGTGGGGCGGGTCCTGGAGGACTGCACCGGCTCCCCCTGCTGGAGCCTGGACCTGGGTGGCGCCCTGGCCGGGCAGGAGGCGGAGGTGGTGCAGGCGGTGCGCCAGGCCCGTAGCGCGGCGGGCACGGAGGCGGGCCCCAGCCTGGTGGTGGTGCGGGCCGCCACCGGCCTGCGGGACCTGCACGACGGCGACGTGCACCTGCTGGCCCTAGGGGAGCAGGTGGAAGCAGAGCACCTGGTGGCCGCCGCCGTCGCCCTGGAGCACCCGCGGCGCGCCCAGCTGGTGAGCCTCACCGGCAGCAGCGGGGGCCTGGGCGTGAGCACGCTCCTGGTGCGGGTGGCCGCCGAGCTGTCCCGCCTGGGCTGGGCCGTGGCCGTGGCGGACCTGGACCCTGGCGGCGGGCTGGGCCTACTGCTGGGCGACCGCCCCCTGCCGGGGCTGCGCTGGGCGGACCTGGACCCGCAGGAGACGGTCTTCCTGCCCCAGCGCCTGGTGCAGGCCCTACCCTCCTGGCGGGGGGTGACCGTGCTGACCGGGGACTCCCGCGGCGGGGCTCGGGGCGCGGTGGCGCAGACCGTCCTGGAGGCCCTGGCCGCCGTGCACGACGTCGTGCTGCTGGACCTGCCGCGCGGCCAGGCCCCACCGCCCGGCTGCCTGCCGCTGCTGGTCACCAGCCTGGACCTGCGCAACGCCACCGCCGCCGAGGCGCTGTCCCGGCACCTGCCAGCCGCGGCGGCCCGCCGGCTGCGCCTGGTGGTACGCCAAGGGGGCCTGGACCTGGACGTCGCCGAGCTGGAGGGCATGACCGGTGGCGCGCTGCTGGGCGTACTGGGGTACGACCGGCGCGTGGCCAGCCGCCAGCAGCGCGGCGAGGACCCCACCCGCTGCCGGGGTGCTGCGGGGCGCGACGCCGCCCGCCTGGCCCGGTCCCTGCTGGCCCTGCTGGAGGCGGAGCCGGATACGGAGCGGGAGCCATGA
- a CDS encoding alpha/beta fold hydrolase produces MPVNVNQPGPWTHRDVSARGTRFHAALAGPESPQEAAGPLVVLLHGFPQCWWTWRHVLPALAQAGHRVAAVDLRGFGGSDRPPTGYDLVTLAADVTAVVRGLGHEKAVVVGNGLGGEVAWAMARVAPTLTEAIVPVGSPHPLAVRSLRGRLLSGSALQRLSLRVPVLPERSLATPGGMEALLRSWAAPRHRDLVGAQAGFYAELLSRPGAAATALHHLRRGRLSRREVSALSKPVHDPVLAVLGELDPVQPAQAHARDSRYTAGRLQQVTVRGAGHFPQEEEPEALVAALLPFLAENA; encoded by the coding sequence GTGCCTGTGAATGTCAACCAGCCCGGCCCCTGGACCCACCGCGACGTCTCCGCCCGCGGCACCCGCTTCCACGCGGCCCTGGCGGGCCCGGAGTCCCCGCAGGAGGCGGCTGGCCCCCTGGTGGTGCTGCTGCACGGCTTCCCGCAGTGCTGGTGGACCTGGCGGCACGTGCTGCCCGCGCTGGCGCAGGCCGGGCACCGCGTGGCGGCGGTGGACCTGCGGGGCTTCGGCGGCTCGGACCGCCCGCCCACGGGCTACGACCTGGTGACCCTGGCCGCGGACGTGACCGCGGTGGTGCGCGGGCTGGGCCACGAGAAGGCGGTGGTGGTGGGCAACGGCCTGGGAGGCGAGGTCGCCTGGGCCATGGCGCGGGTGGCCCCCACCCTGACGGAGGCGATCGTGCCGGTGGGCTCCCCGCACCCCTTGGCGGTGCGTTCCCTGCGGGGCCGGCTGCTGTCCGGCTCCGCCTTGCAGCGCCTGTCCCTGCGGGTGCCGGTGCTGCCTGAGCGCTCCCTGGCCACCCCGGGCGGGATGGAGGCGCTGCTGCGCTCCTGGGCCGCGCCACGCCATCGCGACCTAGTCGGCGCGCAGGCGGGTTTCTACGCGGAGCTGCTGTCCCGGCCGGGTGCTGCCGCCACCGCCTTGCACCACCTGCGCCGGGGCCGGTTGTCGCGCAGGGAGGTGTCCGCCTTGAGCAAGCCGGTGCACGACCCGGTGCTGGCGGTGCTGGGCGAGCTGGACCCGGTGCAGCCAGCCCAGGCCCACGCCCGCGACTCGCGCTACACGGCGGGGCGCCTGCAGCAGGTGACGGTCCGGGGGGCCGGGCACTTCCCGCAGGAGGAGGAGCCGGAGGCGCTGGTGGCGGCCTTGCTGCCTTTCCTGGCGGAGAACGCCTGA
- a CDS encoding transglycosylase domain-containing protein, producing the protein MLPSAPSRGRSLEPSQIISMLLVFTLVAAAGGVLSAGFAMPLVGAASAFTKASQAMFDELPSDFNVLEPSEVSVIKAADGTQIATFYAENRIVVPLSEISPNMQNAVVAVEDRRFFQHKGVDPVGMVRALVKNASTESTQGASTLTQQYVRNVLIEAGLQSGDDSAITAARAGTFTRKLKEIKYALTLEKQLPKQKILEGYLNLAAFSPSTYGVEASAQHYFSHSAKEMTVAEAALLAGLTNAPAAYDPVTQPEQAANRMQWVLDKMLHEQFIDQAQYDEAKATPIDQLLNVTKTVGGCGAAGSAAYFCNYVASEILSSELYGQDKATRKQLLLRGGLTITTTLNMEHQQAAQGAVESWVPTGDPSNAKAAVVSVEPGSGRITAMAQNTSFGDPTQPGDTSTQISFSADAAHEGTTSNGFQPGSVFKTFVLAEWFRQGRSAYEVVNTNPRTFTDREWRICGGPGTVEPWPVQNSDPSENGRRSVYDTASQSINVGFAEMLTRLDICDVSKLASTMGVTKPDGSELDPLPSIILGVMNTPPLAMANAYATFAAHGVYCKPVAITSITDKSGSSLEVPSSDCSQVIDPKVADQVTMTLTSVFARGGTAANSALPGRPAAGKTGTTDYANNIWMVGYTPQLSSAAWVGHSDGDYSLSHQMIGGRYYGQVYGNTIAAPMWRDYMATALANSEVQQFNQVSLGNKPAPAPAPPKKKQDASGQAPASPGTSSTPAQANASGPGGSQGASTGSTSSLSLQNRKEDER; encoded by the coding sequence ATGTTGCCGTCTGCACCCTCCCGCGGAAGGTCCCTAGAGCCCTCCCAGATCATCTCCATGCTGCTGGTCTTCACCCTGGTCGCCGCAGCCGGTGGCGTGCTCTCAGCAGGATTCGCGATGCCCCTGGTAGGGGCGGCCTCCGCCTTCACCAAGGCCAGCCAGGCCATGTTCGACGAGCTCCCCAGCGACTTCAACGTCCTGGAACCCAGCGAGGTCTCAGTCATCAAGGCCGCGGACGGCACCCAGATCGCCACCTTCTACGCCGAGAACCGCATCGTGGTGCCGCTGAGCGAGATCAGCCCGAACATGCAGAACGCGGTAGTGGCCGTGGAGGACCGGCGGTTCTTCCAGCACAAGGGAGTGGACCCCGTCGGCATGGTGCGCGCCCTGGTCAAGAACGCCTCCACCGAGTCCACCCAGGGCGCCTCCACCCTGACCCAGCAGTACGTGCGCAACGTGCTGATCGAGGCGGGCCTGCAGTCCGGCGACGACTCCGCCATCACCGCCGCCCGCGCTGGCACGTTCACGCGCAAGCTCAAGGAGATCAAGTACGCCCTGACCCTGGAGAAGCAGCTGCCCAAGCAGAAGATCCTGGAGGGCTACCTGAACCTGGCCGCCTTCAGCCCCTCCACCTACGGCGTGGAGGCCTCCGCCCAGCACTACTTCTCCCACTCCGCCAAGGAGATGACGGTGGCGGAGGCGGCGCTGCTGGCGGGGCTGACGAACGCGCCCGCCGCCTACGACCCCGTGACCCAGCCTGAGCAGGCCGCGAACCGTATGCAGTGGGTGCTGGACAAGATGCTGCACGAGCAGTTCATCGACCAGGCCCAGTACGACGAGGCCAAGGCCACCCCCATCGACCAGCTGCTCAACGTCACCAAGACCGTCGGCGGCTGCGGGGCGGCTGGCTCCGCCGCCTACTTCTGCAACTACGTGGCCTCCGAGATCCTCAGCTCCGAGCTCTACGGCCAGGACAAGGCCACCCGCAAGCAGCTGCTGCTGCGGGGCGGACTGACCATCACCACCACCCTGAACATGGAGCACCAGCAGGCGGCCCAGGGGGCGGTGGAGTCCTGGGTGCCCACCGGGGACCCCTCCAACGCCAAGGCCGCCGTCGTCTCAGTCGAGCCCGGCAGCGGCCGGATCACGGCCATGGCCCAGAACACCAGCTTCGGTGACCCGACACAGCCAGGCGACACCTCCACCCAGATCTCCTTCAGCGCCGACGCCGCCCACGAGGGCACCACCTCCAACGGCTTCCAGCCCGGCTCGGTGTTCAAGACCTTCGTGCTGGCAGAGTGGTTCCGCCAAGGGCGCTCCGCCTACGAGGTGGTCAACACCAACCCCCGGACCTTCACCGACCGCGAGTGGCGGATCTGTGGCGGCCCCGGCACCGTAGAGCCCTGGCCGGTGCAGAACTCAGACCCCAGCGAGAACGGCAGGCGCAGCGTCTACGACACCGCCAGCCAGTCCATCAACGTGGGCTTCGCGGAGATGCTCACCCGGCTGGACATCTGCGACGTCTCCAAGCTGGCCTCCACCATGGGGGTCACCAAGCCGGACGGCAGCGAGCTGGACCCGCTGCCCTCCATCATCCTGGGCGTCATGAACACCCCGCCTCTGGCCATGGCCAACGCCTACGCCACCTTCGCCGCCCACGGCGTCTACTGCAAGCCGGTCGCGATCACCTCCATCACGGACAAGTCCGGGAGCTCGCTGGAGGTCCCCAGCAGCGACTGCAGCCAGGTGATCGACCCGAAGGTCGCCGACCAGGTGACTATGACCCTCACCTCCGTGTTCGCCCGAGGCGGTACCGCTGCGAACTCCGCACTGCCCGGGCGTCCCGCCGCAGGCAAGACCGGCACCACCGATTACGCCAACAACATCTGGATGGTCGGGTACACCCCGCAGCTGTCCAGCGCCGCCTGGGTGGGGCACTCCGACGGCGACTACTCGCTGAGCCACCAGATGATCGGCGGCCGCTACTACGGTCAGGTCTACGGCAACACCATCGCCGCCCCCATGTGGCGTGACTACATGGCCACCGCCCTGGCCAACTCTGAGGTGCAGCAGTTCAACCAGGTCAGCCTGGGCAACAAGCCCGCGCCGGCGCCTGCCCCCCCGAAGAAGAAGCAGGACGCCTCCGGGCAGGCACCCGCCAGCCCCGGCACCTCCAGCACCCCGGCCCAGGCGAACGCCAGCGGGCCAGGAGGCTCCCAGGGCGCTTCCACGGGCAGCACCTCCAGCCTCAGCCTCCAGAACCGCAAGGAGGACGAGCGTTGA
- a CDS encoding TadA family conjugal transfer-associated ATPase — protein sequence MSLPGPELSRMGGERLRVARGELARGASLPGAVLAATGAGTGATGVIRLATGLRAEAQGAGAVLQPLLETPGVTDVLVGGGRTWVDRGRGLEEVPGARLEEPQARALAVRMAAASGRRLDESSPVVDASLPDGTRLNAVLPPLSTDGTLICLRTSRRRALTLPELRQAGTVPAGLDQLLTALVERRTSCLVTGATGTGKTTLLAALLGLVSPTERIVCIEEVSELRPDHPHVIHLQERGQNVEGVGAVPMSALVRNAMRMRPDRIVLGECRGPEVREVLSALNTGHEGGWATLHANSPVDVPARLTALGALAGMSEHMVTAQAASALDAVVHLRRLASGARVVESVGLLSRHAGELVCQEALVRLPDGGYRAGEAATALGRLVGPQALQAALGGAEACGGRDLGRATCRG from the coding sequence ATGAGCCTGCCGGGCCCGGAGCTGAGCCGGATGGGCGGGGAGCGGCTGCGGGTGGCCCGGGGAGAGCTCGCGCGCGGGGCCAGCCTGCCGGGGGCGGTGCTGGCCGCCACCGGTGCGGGCACCGGAGCCACCGGGGTCATCCGCCTGGCTACCGGGCTGCGGGCGGAGGCCCAGGGGGCCGGGGCGGTGCTGCAGCCCCTGCTGGAGACCCCGGGGGTCACCGACGTCCTGGTGGGTGGGGGCCGCACCTGGGTCGACCGGGGGCGTGGGCTGGAGGAGGTGCCGGGGGCCCGCCTGGAGGAGCCGCAGGCACGGGCGCTGGCCGTGCGGATGGCGGCCGCCTCCGGGCGGCGGCTGGACGAGAGCAGCCCCGTCGTGGACGCCTCCCTGCCTGACGGCACTCGCCTGAACGCCGTGCTGCCGCCCCTGTCCACGGACGGCACCCTTATCTGCCTGCGCACCAGCCGCCGCCGGGCCCTGACCCTGCCTGAGCTGCGGCAGGCTGGCACCGTCCCGGCGGGCCTGGACCAGCTGCTGACGGCCCTGGTGGAGCGGCGTACCTCCTGCCTGGTCACCGGGGCCACCGGCACCGGCAAGACCACGCTCCTGGCTGCCCTGCTGGGGCTGGTCAGCCCCACTGAGCGGATCGTGTGCATAGAGGAGGTCAGCGAGCTGCGCCCCGACCACCCCCACGTTATCCACCTGCAGGAGCGGGGCCAGAACGTGGAGGGTGTAGGGGCGGTGCCTATGAGTGCCCTGGTGCGCAACGCCATGCGCATGCGCCCGGACCGGATCGTGCTGGGGGAGTGCCGGGGACCCGAGGTGCGGGAGGTGCTCTCCGCCCTCAACACCGGGCACGAGGGCGGGTGGGCCACCTTGCACGCCAACTCCCCGGTGGACGTGCCCGCCCGGCTCACCGCCCTGGGGGCGCTGGCAGGCATGAGCGAGCACATGGTCACGGCCCAGGCCGCCAGCGCCCTGGACGCCGTGGTGCACCTGCGCCGACTGGCCTCCGGTGCCCGGGTGGTGGAGTCCGTCGGCCTGCTCTCCCGGCACGCCGGGGAGCTGGTCTGCCAGGAGGCGCTGGTGCGCCTGCCTGACGGCGGCTACCGGGCAGGGGAGGCAGCCACGGCCCTGGGACGGCTGGTGGGCCCGCAGGCGTTGCAGGCGGCGCTGGGCGGGGCAGAGGCGTGCGGTGGCCGGGACCTGGGGAGGGCAACATGCCGGGGCTGA
- a CDS encoding DUF4177 domain-containing protein, translated as MTKWEYATIPLITHATKQILDQWGADGWELVQVVPGPAGSDNLVAYLKRPVSA; from the coding sequence ATGACTAAATGGGAGTACGCCACGATTCCGCTCATCACCCACGCCACCAAGCAGATCCTGGACCAGTGGGGGGCTGACGGCTGGGAGCTGGTGCAGGTGGTGCCCGGCCCGGCGGGCTCGGACAACCTGGTCGCCTACCTCAAGCGCCCGGTCAGCGCCTGA
- a CDS encoding PH domain-containing protein, which yields MGIPNKLLSQDEVVVRHMHRHWKVLLWRYLSVLLMIIAATAATVLLPDGEWRRWVVLAIWVLVAVASVPVLLVPWIKWANETFTITTKRVITRKGVFNKTGHDLPLSRISDVQQQRSMSDRIFRCGTLSLQTSADDPLVLDDIPAVQMVQVEISNLLFHDVQGAIDADPDA from the coding sequence ATGGGTATCCCGAACAAGCTGCTCAGCCAGGATGAGGTGGTGGTGCGCCACATGCACCGCCACTGGAAGGTCCTGCTGTGGCGTTACCTATCAGTTCTGCTAATGATTATCGCGGCGACGGCGGCCACCGTCCTGCTCCCGGACGGCGAGTGGCGGCGCTGGGTGGTCCTGGCGATCTGGGTGCTCGTGGCCGTGGCGAGCGTCCCGGTGCTGCTGGTGCCGTGGATCAAGTGGGCCAACGAGACCTTCACGATCACCACCAAGCGCGTCATCACGCGCAAGGGCGTGTTCAACAAGACCGGGCACGACCTGCCGCTGTCGCGCATCTCCGACGTGCAGCAGCAGCGCAGCATGTCTGACCGCATCTTCCGCTGCGGCACCCTGAGCCTGCAGACCAGCGCTGACGACCCCCTGGTGCTGGACGACATCCCCGCCGTCCAGATGGTGCAGGTGGAGATCTCCAACCTCCTCTTCCACGACGTGCAGGGAGCCATCGACGCCGACCCTGACGCCTGA
- a CDS encoding WhiB family transcriptional regulator, whose protein sequence is MTDTADQTWAARAACAQVAPDRLFGKGAEQRDARSLCFSCPVRMECLAEALDSESSFGVWGGLTERERRALLRRFPEVTDWGAWLEREDDELVAEIHARRAPRILARVR, encoded by the coding sequence ATGACGGACACTGCGGACCAGACTTGGGCCGCCCGGGCAGCATGTGCCCAGGTGGCGCCGGACCGGCTCTTCGGCAAAGGCGCCGAGCAGCGGGACGCCCGGAGTCTGTGCTTCTCCTGCCCGGTACGTATGGAGTGCCTGGCGGAGGCCCTGGACTCGGAGTCCTCCTTCGGGGTCTGGGGAGGGCTCACGGAGCGTGAGCGCCGGGCCCTGCTGCGCCGCTTCCCGGAGGTCACGGACTGGGGGGCCTGGCTGGAGCGGGAGGATGACGAGCTGGTCGCGGAGATCCACGCCCGCCGGGCGCCGCGAATCCTGGCGCGGGTGCGTTGA
- the nth gene encoding endonuclease III, producing the protein MVKSVKSLAASGKPAGRAKAAAAASSSTAGAAAPPSTSPSRTADQAEPSQRACAVDDLLTRLYPDAACALVHEGPFQLLVATVLSAQTTDARVNTVTPTLFATFPDPAALAGADLKELESLLRPLGMQRTRAERLIGLGAALAAHHGGQVPRERTALTALPGVGRKTANVVLGNAFGVPAITVDTHVGRLSRRLGWTTRTDPLGAERDIAALLPPERWTDGCHRLIEHGRAVCRARSPQCGQCAVLEAGLCPQVGV; encoded by the coding sequence ATGGTCAAATCCGTAAAGTCGCTGGCAGCGAGCGGAAAACCTGCAGGACGAGCCAAGGCTGCCGCGGCGGCCTCCTCCTCGACGGCGGGCGCGGCGGCCCCGCCGTCGACCAGTCCCAGCAGGACGGCAGACCAGGCTGAGCCCTCCCAGCGGGCCTGCGCCGTCGACGACCTCCTGACCCGCCTGTACCCCGACGCCGCCTGCGCGCTCGTGCACGAAGGCCCCTTCCAGCTGCTGGTGGCCACCGTCCTGTCCGCCCAGACCACCGACGCCCGCGTGAACACGGTGACCCCCACGCTCTTTGCCACCTTCCCGGACCCGGCCGCCCTGGCGGGCGCGGACCTCAAGGAGCTGGAGTCCCTGCTGCGCCCCCTGGGGATGCAACGCACCCGCGCCGAGAGGCTGATCGGGCTGGGGGCCGCACTGGCCGCCCACCACGGCGGGCAGGTCCCCCGTGAGCGCACCGCCCTGACCGCCCTGCCTGGCGTGGGGCGCAAGACGGCGAACGTGGTGCTGGGTAACGCCTTTGGGGTGCCTGCGATCACCGTGGACACCCACGTGGGGCGCCTCTCCCGCCGTCTGGGCTGGACCACCCGCACTGACCCGCTGGGGGCGGAGCGGGACATTGCTGCCCTGCTGCCGCCGGAGCGCTGGACCGACGGCTGCCACCGGCTGATCGAGCACGGGCGGGCGGTGTGCCGGGCCCGATCCCCACAGTGCGGCCAGTGCGCCGTGCTGGAGGCCGGGCTGTGCCCGCAGGTGGGGGTCTGA
- a CDS encoding HAD family hydrolase: MPQTPQPPRVAAYFDLDKTLLATSTTMALSTPMRRHGVISASTMVRGIVAQLPYLLVGADEEQTIRLMNRVAAMCAGVERSRVLEVVREALPTAVEPAFYTEALDIVSGHHRAGHDVVVVSASIEEMVEPVARLVGADRFVATRMETVDGLYTGRIERCLLHSEKVVALQEDARRHGVDLSRSWAYSDSVSDLPMLEAVGHPVATNPDRELRAEAQRRGWPVRDFRRPSARRRLPHPRLSAPSLPAVRRPQVPVAPVVPLVAGGLLLAGAATAGYLLTHRLPKRP; encoded by the coding sequence TTGCCACAGACACCCCAGCCCCCGCGCGTGGCCGCCTACTTCGACCTGGACAAGACCCTCCTGGCCACCTCCACCACCATGGCCCTGTCCACCCCCATGCGCCGTCACGGCGTGATCTCCGCCTCCACCATGGTGCGCGGCATCGTCGCCCAGCTGCCCTACCTGCTGGTCGGCGCGGACGAGGAGCAGACCATCCGCCTGATGAACCGGGTCGCCGCCATGTGTGCGGGGGTGGAGCGCAGCCGGGTGCTGGAGGTGGTGCGTGAGGCCCTGCCCACCGCGGTCGAGCCCGCCTTCTACACCGAGGCCCTGGACATCGTCTCCGGCCACCACCGGGCCGGCCACGACGTCGTGGTGGTCTCCGCCTCCATCGAGGAGATGGTGGAGCCGGTGGCCCGCCTGGTAGGGGCGGACCGTTTCGTGGCCACCCGCATGGAGACGGTGGACGGCCTCTACACCGGCCGCATAGAGCGCTGCCTGCTGCACTCGGAGAAGGTCGTGGCGCTGCAGGAGGACGCGCGCCGCCACGGCGTGGACCTGTCGCGCTCCTGGGCCTACTCGGACTCGGTCTCGGACCTGCCCATGCTGGAGGCGGTGGGGCACCCGGTGGCCACCAACCCGGACCGGGAGCTGCGCGCGGAGGCGCAGCGCCGCGGCTGGCCGGTGCGGGACTTCCGGCGTCCGTCCGCCCGACGCCGTCTGCCGCACCCGCGGCTGAGCGCCCCCTCGCTGCCTGCGGTCAGGCGGCCGCAGGTGCCGGTGGCCCCGGTGGTCCCGCTGGTGGCCGGCGGCCTGCTGCTGGCGGGGGCGGCGACGGCGGGGTACCTGCTAACCCACCGCCTGCCAAAGCGCCCCTGA